In a genomic window of Micromonospora cremea:
- a CDS encoding glycosyltransferase — MPSYGFLSTHPPTRCGLATFNSALAAQLTADGARGGIVRVTDHGDDQRPGPGVVHTWSARTPAGWRDAAAVLSSFDVAIVQHEYGIYPGNDGEDVLPLLRRLTVPSIVVLHTVLRQPSARQKSLLEQIVATAGAVVTMTDTARDRLLVGYAVSPGKVTVIPHGAAEHVGVRVDRRARPHLLTWGLIGPGKGIEWSLRALARLQDLEPTPTYTVAGRTHPKVIEHQGETYRSGLHRLGAQLGIAHAVDYQDVYHDLEALGRLIRSADVVVLPYDSREQVTSGVLIEAVAAGVPVVATAFPHAVELLTGGPGLVVPHQDPAALAAAIRRILIEPGLTARLAGRIRPLAAHLRWPAVAAQYGTLAERLTEARPAVVGAASA; from the coding sequence ATGCCCAGCTACGGATTCCTCAGCACCCACCCACCGACCCGGTGCGGACTGGCCACCTTCAACTCCGCCCTCGCCGCCCAGTTGACCGCCGACGGCGCGCGCGGCGGCATCGTGCGGGTCACCGACCACGGCGATGACCAGCGGCCCGGGCCCGGGGTGGTGCACACCTGGTCGGCGCGCACCCCGGCCGGCTGGCGGGACGCCGCGGCGGTCCTGAGCAGCTTCGACGTGGCCATCGTCCAGCACGAGTACGGCATCTACCCCGGCAACGACGGCGAGGACGTCCTGCCCCTGCTGCGCCGGCTCACCGTGCCGAGCATCGTGGTCCTGCACACCGTGCTCCGCCAGCCCTCCGCCCGGCAGAAGTCCCTGCTGGAGCAGATCGTCGCCACCGCGGGTGCGGTCGTGACGATGACCGACACCGCCCGTGACCGGCTGCTCGTCGGCTACGCCGTGTCGCCGGGCAAGGTCACGGTCATCCCGCACGGCGCCGCCGAGCACGTCGGCGTGCGCGTCGACCGACGGGCCCGCCCGCACCTGCTGACCTGGGGGCTGATTGGTCCCGGCAAGGGCATCGAGTGGTCGTTGCGGGCCCTCGCGCGGTTGCAGGACCTGGAACCGACACCCACCTACACCGTCGCCGGCCGGACCCACCCCAAGGTGATCGAGCACCAGGGCGAGACGTACCGGTCGGGCCTGCACCGGCTCGGTGCGCAGCTGGGCATCGCGCACGCCGTGGACTACCAGGACGTCTACCACGACCTGGAGGCACTGGGTCGGTTGATTCGCTCCGCCGACGTGGTCGTGCTGCCGTACGACTCCCGCGAACAGGTCACCTCCGGCGTGCTCATCGAGGCGGTGGCCGCCGGCGTGCCCGTGGTGGCCACCGCGTTCCCGCACGCCGTCGAGCTGCTCACCGGTGGACCAGGTCTGGTCGTACCCCACCAGGATCCGGCGGCGCTGGCCGCGGCGATCCGGCGGATCCTGATCGAGCCCGGTCTGACCGCCCGGCTGGCCGGCCGCATCCGGCCACTGGCCGCGCATCTGCGCTGGCCGGCGGTGGCGGCCCAGTACGGCACGCTCGCCGAGCGGCTCACCGAGGCCCGCCCGGCCGTCGTCGGCGCGGCGTCGGCATGA
- a CDS encoding glycosyltransferase — translation MTATTGHPTMSAGRRWVTAPAPSFAHLSRLSDDTGLFEHARHAIVRREHGYCTDDVARGLVVISREPEPTDEVLRLAERYLAFLTHAQDAGGAFRNRLGHDRRWADDPGLGDWWGRALWGLGTAAARSPAAWIREEALVAFTRGATRRSPAPHAMAFAGLGAAEVLRRHPGHAVAAALLADAATTIGVPGADQRWPWPRQQLTYASPALAEVVIAASQLRHGGPALDEGLRMLTWLRDVQLREGRLSVVPAGGWRRGAVRLHHDQQPIEVAAFADACATAATVTGDADWETGVRQAVGWFLGDNDVGTPMWDPATGGGYDGLTPHGPNLNQGAESTLALISTLQHARRWS, via the coding sequence ATGACCGCGACCACCGGCCACCCCACCATGTCGGCCGGCAGACGCTGGGTGACGGCGCCGGCGCCGAGCTTCGCGCACCTGAGCCGGCTGAGCGACGACACCGGCCTGTTCGAGCACGCGCGGCACGCCATCGTCCGCCGCGAGCACGGCTACTGCACCGACGACGTGGCCCGCGGCCTGGTGGTCATCAGCCGCGAGCCGGAACCCACCGATGAGGTGCTCCGACTCGCGGAGCGTTACCTGGCCTTCCTGACCCACGCGCAGGACGCCGGCGGCGCCTTCCGCAACCGGCTCGGCCACGACCGGCGCTGGGCCGACGATCCTGGGCTCGGCGACTGGTGGGGCCGAGCGCTGTGGGGGCTGGGCACCGCCGCTGCCCGCAGTCCCGCCGCCTGGATACGGGAGGAGGCGCTGGTCGCCTTCACCAGGGGCGCCACGCGGCGCTCCCCGGCCCCGCACGCGATGGCCTTCGCCGGGCTCGGCGCGGCCGAGGTGCTGCGCCGGCACCCGGGCCACGCCGTCGCGGCCGCGTTGCTCGCGGACGCGGCGACCACCATCGGCGTCCCCGGGGCCGACCAGCGGTGGCCCTGGCCGCGGCAGCAGCTGACCTACGCCAGCCCGGCCCTCGCCGAGGTGGTCATCGCCGCCAGCCAGCTGCGCCACGGCGGTCCAGCCCTCGACGAGGGTCTGCGGATGCTGACCTGGCTGCGGGACGTCCAGCTTCGCGAGGGGCGACTGTCGGTCGTGCCCGCCGGAGGCTGGCGGCGCGGCGCGGTAAGACTCCACCACGACCAGCAGCCGATCGAGGTGGCCGCCTTTGCCGATGCCTGTGCCACGGCAGCCACGGTCACCGGCGACGCCGATTGGGAGACCGGGGTGCGGCAGGCGGTCGGTTGGTTCCTCGGCGACAACGACGTCGGTACGCCGATGTGGGATCCGGCGACCGGCGGCGGCTACGACGGGCTGACCCCGCACGGACCCAATCTGAACCAGGGCGCCGAATCCACCCTCGCGCTCATCTCCACCCTGCAGCACGCCCGGCGGTGGTCGTGA